From the Ferrigenium kumadai genome, one window contains:
- a CDS encoding group II truncated hemoglobin → MSEPRVPTHYERIGGEEKVRALVRRFYELMDELPEAYGIRKMHADSLDGAADKLFKFLSGWLGGPQLFIQEFGEPFLRRRHFPFAIGESERDQWLMCMDKALNDVVENAELRRELSAAFAKLANHMRNRPG, encoded by the coding sequence ATGAGCGAACCGAGAGTCCCTACGCATTACGAGCGCATCGGCGGCGAGGAGAAAGTCCGCGCGCTGGTGCGACGCTTCTACGAGTTGATGGACGAACTGCCGGAAGCCTACGGCATCCGCAAGATGCACGCGGACAGCCTGGACGGCGCGGCTGACAAACTGTTCAAGTTTCTTTCCGGCTGGCTGGGCGGGCCGCAGCTGTTCATTCAGGAGTTCGGCGAGCCCTTCCTGCGCCGCCGTCATTTTCCCTTCGCCATCGGCGAATCCGAGCGCGACCAGTGGCTGATGTGCATGGATAAGGCATTGAACGACGTGGTCGAGAATGCCGAGTTGCGCCGCGAACTCTCTGCGGCCTTCGCCAAGCTCGCCAATCACATGCGCAACCGGCCGGGCTGA
- the corA gene encoding magnesium/cobalt transporter CorA has protein sequence MLYAFNLSNGRLSRLHIEEGSDLGATQPVWIDLVAATDEERARVEQAYNVQLPRPAHLQDIEASARFYEGEGGVHLRSDFLSGKESHSRSVTVAFVLSGAMLISIHEEDLPIFRLLRMHLHAQTGDVEDCLDVLVDLYGMDVEFSADALEKVYADLGSVSQRVLNAPLRDRDAAKALAIIAHAEHINGRIRRNVMDTQRAVSFLIRSKLLRPEQVDEARQIQQDIESLHGHTSFLSDKINFLMSSTTGFININQNRIVRMFTVASVALLPPTLIASIYGMNFQFMPELAWKLGYPFALGLMVVTVAGPLWFFLRKGWLK, from the coding sequence ATGCTTTACGCATTCAATCTGAGCAACGGCCGCCTGAGCCGGCTGCACATCGAGGAAGGGAGCGATCTGGGCGCCACGCAGCCGGTGTGGATCGATCTCGTTGCGGCCACCGACGAGGAGCGTGCCCGCGTCGAGCAGGCCTATAACGTGCAGCTGCCGCGTCCGGCGCACTTGCAGGACATCGAGGCCAGCGCGCGTTTTTACGAGGGGGAGGGCGGGGTGCACCTGCGCTCGGATTTCCTGTCCGGCAAGGAGAGCCATTCGCGCAGCGTGACCGTGGCATTCGTGCTGTCCGGTGCGATGCTCATCAGCATCCACGAGGAGGACCTGCCCATCTTCCGTTTGTTGCGCATGCATCTGCATGCCCAGACGGGCGATGTCGAGGACTGTCTGGACGTGCTGGTCGACCTGTACGGGATGGACGTGGAGTTCTCCGCCGATGCGCTGGAAAAGGTGTATGCCGACCTCGGGTCGGTGAGTCAGCGCGTGCTGAATGCGCCGCTGAGGGACCGCGATGCGGCGAAGGCGCTGGCGATCATCGCGCATGCCGAGCATATCAACGGGCGTATCCGCCGCAACGTGATGGACACGCAGCGCGCCGTTTCCTTCCTGATCCGCAGCAAACTGCTCAGGCCTGAACAGGTCGATGAGGCGCGCCAGATCCAGCAGGACATCGAGTCGCTGCACGGACATACCTCGTTCCTGTCAGACAAGATCAACTTCCTGATGAGCAGCACCACGGGTTTCATCAACATCAACCAGAACCGCATCGTGCGCATGTTCACGGTCGCTTCCGTGGCCCTGCTGCCGCCCACGCTGATCGCTTCCATCTACGGCATGAACTTCCAGTTCATGCCCGAGCTGGCCTGGAAACTGGGCTATCCGTTCGCGTTGGGGCTGATGGTGGTGACGGTCGCAGGGCCGTTGTGGTTCTTCCTGCGCAAGGGATGGCTGAAATGA
- the thpR gene encoding RNA 2',3'-cyclic phosphodiesterase, with protein sequence MSDKPDSTARVFFALWPNAAERAALAGWQPPLRELCGGRAMLAANLHNTLVFIGNIAEHRLEALKLAAQEVEAERFKLRFDLARYWGHNHIVFAAPHSAPPQLAQLVHDLEQHLERHRFRFDRRDYKPHITLLRHAKWSDSPLPEMPAVPWPVHDFVLVQSPQQEGDSHYRVLARFPLTPRP encoded by the coding sequence ATGAGCGATAAGCCTGATTCCACTGCCCGAGTGTTTTTCGCGCTCTGGCCGAATGCCGCGGAACGCGCCGCCCTGGCCGGATGGCAGCCGCCGCTGCGCGAGCTGTGCGGGGGACGAGCGATGCTGGCGGCCAATCTGCACAACACGCTGGTGTTCATCGGCAACATTGCCGAGCACCGCCTCGAGGCACTGAAGCTGGCGGCGCAGGAAGTCGAGGCGGAGCGATTCAAGCTGCGCTTCGATCTGGCGCGCTACTGGGGGCACAACCACATCGTGTTCGCCGCGCCGCACAGCGCACCGCCGCAACTGGCACAGCTGGTGCACGATCTGGAGCAGCACCTGGAGCGCCATCGTTTCCGATTCGACCGGCGCGATTACAAACCGCACATCACGCTGCTGCGCCATGCCAAGTGGAGCGATTCGCCTTTGCCTGAGATGCCGGCGGTTCCCTGGCCGGTGCACGACTTCGTGCTGGTGCAGTCCCCTCAACAGGAGGGCGATTCGCACTATCGCGTGCTGGCCAGATTCCCCTTGACGCCAAGGCCATAG
- a CDS encoding DUF3683 domain-containing protein gives MTARLREIPYNYTSFSDREIVLRILGDEAWDIINTLREERRTGRSAQMLYEVLGDIWVLTRNPYLEDDLLANRKRREALIGALHHRLNAIEARRGENEKVRRLLELAGEAVNRFAAEFEHTLQLRKRALRVLSHITRKDNIQFDGLARVSHVTDATDWRVEYPFVVLHPDTEAEVAPLVRACIELGLTMIPRGGGTGYTGGAVPLTKHAAVINTEKLDAFSPIEHMVLPGLTEPYATIHCGAGVVTRRVMEAAEANGLVFAVDPTSADASCIGGNVAMNAGGKKAVLWGTALDNLVSWKMVTPDGLWMTVERLDHNLGKIHDTETARFRISRFEADGKTPHGEPETLAIRGSSFRKAGLGKDVTDKFLSGLPGIQKEGCDGIITSARFILHREHKFTRTVCLEFFGQVHEAVPSIVEVVDYFDRRNGNSTALLAGLEHLDERYLKAVGYATKSKRGTRPKMVLVADVAGDDEAAVGEAASAIVRMANLRHGEGFVAVSAEARKKFWLDRARTAAIAKHTNAFKINEDVVIPLPRMGDYCDGVERINIELSLKNKLKLLGALDEFFAGELPLRYQDDEQLGDAELLGNRPQQAQQLLAEVRTRWQWLLDNLDAPIEGGMYAPEDKQDAVTVFDAVQRHLLRASWKRELREPLRQMFSGSTYQPILDQCNAIHQNVLKSRVFVALHMHAGDGNVHTNIPVNSDDYAMLQQAYSAVDRIMQLAKDLGGVISGEHGIGITKFDFLEEQEIAPFIAYKQKVDPEGRFNKGKLLKGSNLEHAYTPSFNLMELESLILEKSELNDIADSIKDCLRCGKCKPVCNTHVPRANLLYSPRNKILATSLLIEAFLYEEQTRRGISIAHFDEFNDVADHCTVCHKCESPCPVDIDFGNVSSAMRNFLRKLGKKKFSPTTKLSMLYLNSSKPATVKLLRKVLLQWSYPAQRIGYRLAKYLGLFRAQVAHPPATVGKPPVVAQVIHFVNKPMPKVPSKTVRALLDIEDNTIVPVIRDPRKTSEDSEAVFYFPGCGSERLFSEVGLATQAMLFDLGATTVLPPGYLCCGYPQTSVGLADKGNQIITDNRVLFHRVANTLNYLDIKTVVVSCGTCMDQLLEYQFDKIFPGCRLLDIHEYLLEKGVKLEGVKGTRYVFHDPCHSPMKTYQPIKVVNQLMGTQDIKVNDRCCGEAGTFAVTRPDIATQVRFRKTEELRKATDALRADGNTDKVKILTSCPACQQGLSRYADDVRADAGYVVVEMAKHLLGPDWLADYVAKANSGGIERVLL, from the coding sequence ATGACGGCACGTTTGCGCGAAATCCCCTACAACTACACCTCGTTCTCCGACCGGGAGATCGTGCTGCGCATCCTGGGCGACGAGGCATGGGACATCATCAACACCCTGCGCGAGGAACGCCGCACCGGCCGCTCGGCGCAGATGCTGTACGAGGTGCTGGGCGACATCTGGGTGCTGACGCGCAACCCCTATCTGGAAGACGATCTGCTCGCCAACCGCAAGCGGCGCGAAGCGCTGATCGGCGCGCTGCACCATCGCCTGAACGCCATCGAGGCGCGGCGGGGCGAGAATGAGAAGGTGAGGCGTCTGCTCGAACTCGCCGGCGAGGCCGTGAACCGCTTCGCCGCGGAATTCGAACACACCCTGCAGCTGCGCAAGCGCGCACTGCGCGTGCTGAGCCACATCACCCGCAAGGACAACATCCAGTTCGACGGGCTGGCGCGCGTCAGCCATGTCACCGACGCCACCGACTGGCGCGTGGAATATCCGTTCGTGGTGCTGCATCCGGACACGGAAGCGGAGGTCGCACCGCTGGTGCGCGCCTGTATCGAACTCGGCCTGACGATGATCCCGCGCGGCGGCGGCACCGGCTACACCGGCGGGGCCGTCCCGCTCACCAAGCACGCCGCCGTCATCAATACCGAAAAGCTGGACGCGTTCTCTCCGATCGAACATATGGTGCTGCCCGGCCTGACCGAGCCCTATGCCACCATCCACTGCGGTGCGGGCGTGGTCACGCGGCGCGTGATGGAGGCGGCGGAGGCCAACGGGCTGGTGTTCGCGGTCGACCCGACCTCGGCCGATGCTTCCTGCATCGGCGGCAACGTCGCGATGAACGCGGGCGGCAAGAAGGCCGTGCTGTGGGGCACTGCGCTGGACAACCTGGTCTCGTGGAAGATGGTCACGCCGGATGGCTTGTGGATGACCGTCGAGCGGCTCGACCACAACCTCGGCAAGATCCACGACACGGAGACCGCGCGCTTCCGCATCAGCCGCTTCGAGGCTGACGGCAAGACGCCGCACGGCGAACCCGAGACCTTGGCCATCCGCGGCAGCTCGTTCCGCAAGGCGGGACTGGGCAAGGACGTCACCGACAAGTTCCTGTCCGGGCTACCGGGTATCCAGAAGGAAGGCTGCGACGGCATCATCACCTCGGCGCGCTTCATCCTGCATCGCGAACACAAGTTCACGCGCACCGTGTGCCTGGAATTCTTCGGCCAGGTGCACGAGGCCGTGCCATCCATCGTCGAGGTCGTGGACTATTTCGACCGCCGCAACGGCAACTCGACCGCATTGCTGGCGGGCCTCGAGCACCTGGACGAACGCTACCTAAAGGCAGTGGGCTATGCCACCAAGTCCAAGCGCGGCACACGTCCGAAGATGGTGCTGGTCGCCGACGTGGCGGGCGACGACGAAGCCGCAGTCGGCGAAGCCGCTTCCGCTATCGTGCGCATGGCCAACCTGCGCCACGGCGAAGGCTTCGTCGCCGTCTCCGCCGAGGCGCGCAAGAAATTCTGGCTGGACCGCGCGCGCACCGCGGCCATCGCCAAACACACCAACGCGTTCAAGATCAACGAGGACGTGGTGATCCCGCTGCCGCGCATGGGCGACTATTGCGACGGCGTAGAGCGCATCAACATCGAGCTGTCTCTGAAGAACAAGCTCAAGCTGCTGGGTGCGCTGGATGAGTTCTTCGCCGGCGAACTGCCGCTGCGCTACCAGGATGACGAGCAGCTGGGCGATGCCGAGCTGCTCGGCAACCGCCCCCAACAGGCGCAGCAGCTGCTTGCCGAAGTGCGCACGCGCTGGCAGTGGCTGCTGGACAACCTGGACGCGCCCATCGAAGGCGGGATGTATGCCCCTGAAGACAAGCAGGACGCGGTCACCGTGTTCGACGCCGTGCAGCGCCATCTGCTGCGCGCCTCGTGGAAGCGCGAACTGCGCGAGCCGCTGCGCCAGATGTTCAGCGGCAGCACCTACCAGCCCATCCTCGACCAGTGCAACGCCATCCACCAAAACGTGCTGAAGAGCCGCGTGTTCGTGGCGCTGCACATGCATGCGGGCGACGGCAACGTGCACACCAACATCCCGGTGAACTCCGACGACTACGCCATGCTGCAGCAGGCCTACAGTGCGGTGGACCGCATCATGCAGCTGGCGAAGGACCTGGGCGGCGTGATCTCGGGCGAGCACGGCATCGGCATCACCAAGTTCGATTTCCTCGAAGAGCAGGAGATAGCGCCTTTCATCGCCTACAAGCAGAAGGTCGACCCGGAAGGACGCTTCAACAAGGGTAAGCTGCTCAAGGGCAGCAACCTCGAACACGCCTATACCCCCAGCTTCAACCTGATGGAACTGGAGAGCCTGATCCTCGAGAAGAGCGAACTGAACGACATCGCCGACTCGATCAAGGACTGCCTGCGCTGCGGCAAGTGCAAGCCGGTGTGCAACACCCATGTACCGCGCGCCAACCTGCTGTATTCGCCGCGCAACAAGATCCTCGCCACCTCGCTGCTGATCGAGGCCTTCCTGTACGAGGAGCAGACGCGGCGCGGCATTTCCATCGCGCACTTCGACGAGTTCAACGACGTGGCCGACCATTGCACGGTGTGCCACAAGTGCGAAAGCCCGTGCCCGGTGGACATCGATTTCGGCAATGTGTCGAGCGCCATGCGCAACTTCCTGCGCAAGCTGGGCAAGAAGAAGTTCAGCCCGACCACCAAGCTGTCCATGCTGTACCTCAACAGCAGCAAGCCGGCCACCGTCAAGCTGCTGCGCAAGGTGCTGCTGCAGTGGAGCTACCCGGCGCAACGCATCGGCTACCGGCTCGCCAAGTATCTGGGACTGTTCCGCGCCCAGGTCGCGCACCCGCCTGCCACGGTAGGCAAGCCGCCCGTCGTCGCGCAAGTGATCCATTTCGTGAACAAGCCGATGCCCAAGGTACCGAGCAAGACAGTGCGTGCCCTGCTCGACATCGAGGACAACACCATCGTCCCGGTGATCCGCGACCCGCGCAAGACCAGCGAGGACAGCGAGGCGGTGTTCTATTTCCCCGGCTGCGGCTCGGAACGGCTGTTCTCCGAGGTCGGCCTGGCGACGCAGGCGATGCTGTTCGACCTCGGTGCAACCACGGTGCTGCCGCCCGGCTACCTGTGCTGCGGCTATCCGCAGACCTCGGTGGGCCTCGCCGACAAGGGCAACCAGATCATCACCGACAACCGGGTGCTGTTCCACCGCGTGGCAAACACGCTGAACTACCTGGACATCAAGACCGTGGTCGTGTCCTGCGGCACTTGCATGGATCAGTTGCTCGAATACCAGTTCGACAAGATCTTCCCCGGCTGCCGCCTGCTCGACATCCACGAGTACCTGCTGGAGAAAGGCGTGAAGCTGGAGGGCGTGAAAGGTACCCGTTACGTCTTCCACGATCCTTGCCACAGCCCGATGAAGACCTACCAGCCGATCAAGGTGGTGAACCAGCTGATGGGCACGCAGGACATCAAGGTCAACGACCGCTGCTGCGGCGAGGCCGGCACATTCGCCGTGACGCGACCGGACATCGCCACACAGGTGCGCTTCCGCAAGACGGAGGAGCTGCGCAAGGCCACGGACGCCCTGCGTGCCGACGGCAACACCGACAAGGTGAAGATACTCACATCCTGCCCCGCCTGCCAGCAGGGCTTGTCGCGCTATGCCGACGATGTGCGTGCCGACGCCGGCTACGTCGTGGTGGAAATGGCCAAGCACCTGCTCGGACCGGACTGGCTGGCGGATTATGTCGCCAAAGCGAACAGCGGCGGGATCGAACGCGTACTGCTCTAA
- the phoR gene encoding phosphate regulon sensor histidine kinase PhoR, with protein MREFWLRLSIPIVFVTLFALLLWGLFSATVAAAFMLVVLLVVMAMHARQLYKLGVWLNDARLENIPEAGGIWDEVFSQLYRMVKRHKQTKQELAAELQHIEQATAALPEGVAILNEANRIEWCNPLAEQHFGLDAQHDIMQDITYLVRQPEFLEYLQESNPSEPLVMRPARHHDMVLSIKLIPYGENKRLLISRDITQMERIEAMRRDFVANVSHELRTPLTVVNGFVENLQDMPDISKDNARRALQLMAEQTRRMESLVSDLLTLSRLENDQTPMSEDELDIHALLNEIYQDGQLLSAGRHTLRLEMPGKAKVLGNREELRSAFGNLLSNAIRYTPEGGEILLRWAERNEQPVFSVQDSGIGIAPQHIPRLTERFYRVDRSRSRETGGTGLGLAIVKHIAMRHQAKLEVLSEEGKGSTFTLVFPIKRVVR; from the coding sequence TTGCGTGAATTCTGGCTGCGCCTGAGCATACCCATCGTCTTCGTCACTCTGTTCGCGTTGTTGCTGTGGGGCCTGTTTTCGGCCACCGTGGCGGCAGCGTTCATGCTGGTGGTGCTGCTGGTGGTGATGGCGATGCATGCGCGGCAGCTCTACAAGCTGGGAGTATGGCTGAACGATGCGCGCCTGGAGAACATCCCCGAGGCCGGCGGCATATGGGATGAGGTGTTCTCCCAGCTTTACCGGATGGTCAAGCGCCACAAACAGACCAAGCAGGAACTGGCCGCAGAGTTGCAGCACATCGAGCAGGCAACCGCCGCATTGCCGGAAGGCGTGGCGATCCTGAACGAGGCGAACCGCATCGAGTGGTGCAATCCGCTCGCGGAACAGCATTTCGGTCTCGATGCCCAGCACGACATCATGCAGGACATCACTTACCTGGTGCGCCAGCCGGAATTTTTGGAGTACCTGCAAGAATCGAATCCCAGCGAGCCGCTGGTAATGCGCCCGGCGCGCCACCACGACATGGTGCTGTCCATCAAGCTCATTCCCTACGGGGAGAACAAGCGGCTGCTGATCAGCCGCGACATCACTCAGATGGAACGCATCGAGGCGATGCGGCGCGATTTCGTCGCGAATGTGTCGCACGAGTTGCGCACGCCGCTGACCGTGGTGAACGGCTTCGTCGAGAACCTGCAGGACATGCCGGATATCAGCAAGGACAATGCGCGGCGTGCGTTGCAATTGATGGCGGAACAGACCAGGCGCATGGAGAGCCTGGTATCAGACCTGCTCACCCTGTCGCGCCTGGAGAACGACCAGACACCGATGAGCGAGGATGAGCTGGACATCCATGCTCTGCTCAATGAGATATATCAGGATGGGCAGTTGCTGAGCGCAGGGCGGCATACACTGCGCCTGGAAATGCCGGGCAAGGCAAAGGTGCTCGGCAATCGCGAGGAGCTCCGCAGCGCGTTCGGCAATTTGCTTAGCAACGCGATCCGCTATACCCCCGAGGGTGGAGAAATCCTGCTCCGCTGGGCGGAGCGCAATGAGCAGCCGGTATTCTCTGTGCAGGACAGCGGCATCGGCATCGCGCCGCAGCACATCCCGCGCCTGACCGAGCGCTTCTACCGCGTCGACCGCAGCCGCTCGCGCGAGACGGGCGGGACCGGCCTGGGGCTGGCGATCGTGAAGCATATCGCGATGCGCCACCAGGCCAAACTCGAGGTGTTGAGCGAAGAGGGCAAGGGCAGCACCTTCACCCTGGTGTTCCCGATCAAGCGCGTTGTGCGTTAG
- the phoB gene encoding phosphate regulon transcriptional regulator PhoB: MNAKVLIVEDEPAIQELLEFNVMQAGFQVFRAEDADSAWQQIRSKLPDLILLDWMLPNTSGVVLAKQLRADARTKDIPIIMLTARGDERDKVLGLESGADDYITKPFSPRELMARIRAVLRRHIPQMPDETVAAGGLELSPMSHRVSAKGEAIELGPTEFRLLHFFMTHVERVYSRTQLLDQVWGTQVFVEERTVDVHIRRLRAALEPAGMDGLIQTVRGSGYRFSTT, encoded by the coding sequence ATGAACGCGAAAGTGTTGATAGTAGAAGATGAGCCGGCGATCCAGGAGTTGCTGGAGTTCAACGTCATGCAGGCCGGTTTCCAGGTGTTCCGTGCCGAAGATGCAGACAGCGCTTGGCAGCAGATCCGCAGCAAGCTGCCGGACCTGATCCTGCTGGACTGGATGCTGCCGAACACCAGCGGCGTGGTGCTGGCAAAACAGTTGCGCGCCGATGCGCGCACCAAGGACATTCCGATTATCATGCTGACCGCGCGCGGCGATGAGCGCGACAAGGTGCTCGGGCTGGAGTCCGGCGCGGACGATTACATCACCAAGCCGTTCTCGCCGCGCGAACTGATGGCGCGCATCCGTGCCGTGCTGCGCCGCCATATCCCGCAGATGCCGGACGAGACGGTTGCGGCGGGCGGGCTGGAGCTGTCGCCGATGTCGCACCGCGTCAGCGCGAAGGGAGAGGCCATCGAGCTGGGGCCGACGGAGTTCCGTCTGCTGCATTTTTTCATGACTCATGTGGAGCGTGTGTATAGCCGCACCCAGTTGCTCGACCAGGTGTGGGGTACGCAGGTGTTCGTGGAGGAGCGCACGGTGGACGTGCATATCCGCCGCCTGCGCGCCGCACTCGAACCGGCGGGCATGGACGGCCTGATTCAGACGGTGCGCGGCAGCGGGTACCGTTTTTCGACAACATAA
- a CDS encoding sodium:solute symporter family protein, translating to MLVWFVILYLLVSIGIGLYAATRVHSAKDFAVAGRHLPLPVVTATVFATWFGAETVLGISATFVKEGMGGVVADPFGASLCLILAGLFFANKLYRMNLLTIGDFYRVRYNKAVELIAAVCIVISYLGWVSAQIMALGLVFNVVSDGGVSREAGMVIGALIVLTYTTFGGMWSVALLDFVQMTVIMCGMLFIAWFVSGMTGGVGAVVSHAQAAGKLDFFPRGDYTQWVPFIGAWLTMMLGSIPQQDVFQRITAAKNEKTAVRGSVLGGSLYFAFAFVPMFLAYSATLVDPKLFGDLLEQDSQLVLPTLILEHTPVFAQVIFFGALLSAIMSCSSATLLAPSVAFTENILKHFMFKNMTDHQFLRAMRITLWGFGAVVLTVALNSQLSIFKMVENAYKITLVAAFVPLAFGLYWKRANTQGALLAMLFGLSSWALCEALEPSEVWPPQLIGLLMSMVGMVAGSVLPNLIGKPLPQEPEHAYLHHHAASLTDHVPAPHHHSHSVD from the coding sequence ATGCTGGTCTGGTTCGTCATCTTGTATCTGCTGGTTTCCATCGGCATCGGTCTGTATGCCGCGACGCGCGTGCATAGCGCAAAGGATTTTGCCGTGGCCGGGCGCCATCTGCCGCTGCCCGTCGTTACCGCCACGGTGTTCGCCACCTGGTTCGGCGCGGAGACGGTGCTGGGCATCTCGGCCACTTTCGTCAAGGAAGGCATGGGCGGGGTCGTCGCCGATCCATTCGGTGCGAGCCTGTGCCTGATCCTCGCGGGCCTGTTCTTCGCCAACAAGCTGTACCGCATGAATCTGCTCACCATCGGCGACTTCTATCGCGTGCGCTACAACAAAGCGGTCGAATTGATTGCGGCGGTGTGCATCGTCATCTCCTACCTCGGCTGGGTGTCGGCGCAGATCATGGCGCTGGGCCTGGTGTTCAACGTGGTGAGCGACGGCGGGGTCTCGCGGGAGGCCGGCATGGTGATCGGCGCGCTGATCGTGCTGACCTACACCACCTTCGGTGGCATGTGGTCGGTGGCGCTGCTCGATTTCGTGCAGATGACGGTGATCATGTGCGGCATGCTGTTCATCGCCTGGTTCGTCAGCGGCATGACCGGCGGCGTCGGCGCGGTGGTGTCGCACGCGCAGGCCGCCGGCAAGCTCGACTTCTTTCCCAGGGGGGATTACACGCAGTGGGTGCCGTTCATCGGCGCGTGGCTGACCATGATGCTGGGCTCGATCCCGCAGCAGGACGTGTTTCAGCGCATCACCGCAGCAAAGAACGAGAAGACCGCCGTGCGTGGCTCGGTGCTGGGCGGCTCGCTGTACTTCGCCTTTGCTTTCGTGCCGATGTTTCTCGCCTATTCCGCGACGCTGGTCGACCCCAAGCTGTTCGGCGACCTGCTGGAGCAGGATTCGCAGCTGGTGCTGCCGACGCTGATCCTCGAACACACGCCGGTGTTTGCGCAGGTGATCTTCTTCGGTGCGCTGCTCTCCGCCATCATGAGCTGCTCCTCGGCCACGCTGCTCGCACCCTCGGTGGCGTTCACCGAGAACATCCTCAAGCACTTCATGTTCAAGAACATGACCGACCACCAGTTCCTGCGCGCCATGCGCATCACGCTGTGGGGGTTCGGCGCGGTGGTGCTGACCGTGGCGCTGAACTCCCAGCTTTCCATCTTCAAGATGGTGGAGAATGCCTACAAGATCACGCTGGTGGCGGCATTCGTGCCGCTCGCCTTCGGCCTGTACTGGAAGCGCGCCAACACGCAGGGGGCGTTGCTGGCGATGTTGTTCGGCCTGTCGAGTTGGGCATTGTGCGAGGCGCTCGAACCCTCCGAGGTTTGGCCTCCGCAGCTGATCGGCCTGCTGATGAGCATGGTCGGCATGGTGGCCGGATCGGTGCTGCCGAACCTGATCGGCAAGCCGCTGCCGCAGGAGCCCGAGCACGCTTACCTGCACCATCACGCCGCGAGCCTTACCGACCATGTGCCTGCCCCGCATCATCACAGCCATTCGGTTGACTGA
- a CDS encoding peroxiredoxin, whose protein sequence is MAVLVGKAAPDFNAVAVMGNNEINGNFNLKKHIDGKYAVLFFYPLDFTFVCPSELIAFNHRLDEFKKRNVEVIGVSIDSQFTHLAWKNTPVEKGGIGQVQYPLIADVKHEICKAYDVEFDAAGVAFRGSFLIDRAGKVRHQVVNDLPLGRNIDEMIRMVDALQFTEEHGEVCPAGWNKGKAGMQASPDGVAKYLANHAKEL, encoded by the coding sequence ATGGCAGTTCTCGTCGGTAAAGCCGCCCCCGATTTCAATGCCGTTGCCGTGATGGGCAACAACGAAATCAACGGAAATTTCAATCTGAAGAAGCACATTGACGGCAAATACGCCGTGCTCTTCTTCTATCCCCTGGACTTCACCTTCGTGTGCCCGTCCGAGCTGATCGCGTTCAACCACCGCCTGGATGAGTTCAAGAAGCGCAACGTAGAAGTGATCGGCGTGTCCATCGACTCGCAGTTCACCCACCTCGCCTGGAAGAACACCCCCGTCGAGAAGGGCGGTATTGGCCAGGTGCAGTACCCGCTGATCGCCGACGTCAAGCACGAGATCTGCAAGGCCTACGACGTGGAGTTCGACGCCGCAGGCGTGGCATTCCGCGGCTCTTTCCTGATCGACCGCGCCGGCAAGGTGCGTCATCAGGTGGTGAACGACCTGCCGCTGGGCCGCAACATCGACGAGATGATCCGCATGGTCGACGCGCTTCAGTTCACTGAAGAGCACGGCGAAGTCTGCCCCGCAGGCTGGAACAAGGGCAAGGCCGGCATGCAGGCATCTCCGGACGGCGTGGCGAAGTACCTGGCGAATCACGCCAAAGAACTGTAA
- a CDS encoding GFA family protein: MGILGSCFCNAVKYKLACAPKALVNCHCNFCRKHSGAAFSTYAVFPEAALEITEGNEAIAVFNPAEHAHKHFCKRCGTPLFNKNARYPGLCMVYLGGISSSLDMAPTANIYCESRLPWVNGIAEIRAFEQGIAKQT, from the coding sequence ATGGGAATTCTGGGCTCTTGTTTCTGCAATGCGGTTAAATACAAGCTGGCTTGCGCGCCCAAGGCGCTGGTGAATTGCCATTGCAATTTCTGCCGTAAGCATAGCGGGGCGGCCTTTTCGACCTATGCCGTGTTTCCGGAGGCGGCATTGGAAATTACCGAAGGGAACGAGGCGATCGCCGTGTTCAATCCCGCAGAGCATGCGCATAAACATTTCTGCAAACGATGCGGCACCCCGCTATTCAACAAGAATGCCAGATATCCCGGCCTGTGCATGGTCTATCTCGGGGGGATATCCTCATCGCTGGACATGGCTCCCACCGCCAACATCTATTGCGAGAGCCGGTTGCCCTGGGTCAATGGCATTGCGGAGATACGCGCTTTCGAGCAGGGCATCGCAAAACAGACATAG